One segment of Rosa chinensis cultivar Old Blush chromosome 6, RchiOBHm-V2, whole genome shotgun sequence DNA contains the following:
- the LOC112173982 gene encoding transcriptional corepressor SEUSS, which produces MVPSGPPNPIGGAQSVSPSLLRSNSGMLGGQNGPLPSQSAFPSLVSPRTQFGNMNMLGNVANVSSLLNQSFGNGIPNSGLSGPGSSHRGGIDTGAESDPLSSVGNGMGFNAPSSYNASNLANPGTSGQGQGQGQVQQFSNPSGNQLLADQQQQQLENQNFQHSQQQMQQFSAPHNTQQQQQQFQANRGSLAGVGQVKLEPQLTNDQHGQQQQQLQSLRVLGQVKMEPQQLQNMRNLPPVKVEPQHNDQSLYLHQQQQQQQQQQQQQLLNMSRHPSQATAAHINLLHQQRFLQLTQQHQQQQLLKAMPQPRPQVQQQFPQQNLPMRSPAKPVYEPGMCARRLTHYMYQQQHRPEDNNIEFWRKFVAEYFVPHAKKKWCVSMYGSGRQTTGVFPQDVWHCEICNRKPGRGFEATVEVLPRLFKIKYESGTLEELLYVDMPREYHNSSGQIVLDYAKAIQESVFEQLRVVRDGQLRIVFSPDLKICSWEFCARRHEELIPRRLLIPQVSQLGAAAQKYQAATQNASSNLSIPDIQSNCNMFVSSARQLAKTLEVPLVNDLGYTKRYVRCLQISEVVNSMKDLIDYSRETGTGPMESLAKFPRRTSTSGFHNQAQQSDEQMQQQQQQQTVGQNSNDASSVQANMQLAVSNGPSGMASVNNVNTASTSTSASTIVGLLHQNSMNSRQQSSMNNANSPYGGSSVQIPSPGSSSTIPQTQANPSPFQSPTPSSNNPSQTSHGALTATNHMSAANSPANVSMQQPALSGEADPSDSQSSVHKIIHDIMMSNQLNGSGSMVGVGSLGNDVKNMNGILSSSNNTGMNGGNCLSGNVMGNSNSGMGGGGFGSMGGLGQPAMVNGMRAAIGNNSVMNGRVGMTSMAREQSMHHQQDIGSQLLSGLGAVNGFNNLQFDWKHSP; this is translated from the exons ATGGTACCTTCGGGGCCGCCCAATCCGATTGGTGGTGCCCAGTCTGTTTCACCTTCACTCTTGCGTTCAAATTCTGGAATGCTTGGAGGTCAAAATGGTCCACTACCTTCTCAGTCAGCTTTTCCGTCGCTTGTCTCACCACGTACTCAATTCGGTAACATGAACATGCTTGGAAATGTAGCCAATGTGTCTTCTCTCCTTAATCAGtcttttggaaatgggattccAAATTCAGGGCTTTCTGGTCCTGGTAGCAGCCATCGTGGAGGTATTGATACTGGGGCTGAGTCCGATCCACTCTCTAGTGTTGGCAATGGAATGGGTTTCAATGCTCCTTCATCTTATAATGCATCAAACCTGGCTAATCCTGGTACATCTGGTCAAGGTCAGGGTCAGGGTCAGGTTCAACAATTTTCAAACCCTTCTGGTAATCAACTGTTGGCAGATCAACAACAGCAACAACTTGAGAATCAGAATTTTCAGCATAGTCAGCAGCAAATGCAACAGTTCTCTGCCCCTCACAAcacacagcagcagcagcagcaatttCAGGCAAATCGAGGGAGCTTAGCTGGTGTTGGACAAGTCAAGTTGGAGCCCCAGTTGACCAATGATCAACATggtcagcagcagcagcagttgCAGTCTTTGAGAGTTCTTGGTCAGGTGAAAATGGAACCTCAACAACTTCAGAACATGAGAAACTTGCCGCCTGTAAAAGTGGAACCCCAGCATAATGATCAGTCATTGTATTTGCATCAAcaacagcaacagcaacagcaacagcaacaacaGCAGTTACTCAACATGTCAAGGCACCCTTCTCAAGCTACTGCTGCCCATATAAACCTTCTGCATCAGCAGAGATTCTTGCAGCTAACACAACAACACCAGCAACAGCAACTCTTAAAAGCAATGCCTCAGCCACGGCCCCAAGTACAGCAGCAATTTCCGCAACAGAATCTCCCTATGAGATCTCCTGCAAAACCAGTGTATGAACCTGGAATGTGTGCACGGCGCTTGACGCATTATATGTATCAGCAACAACATAGGCCTGAA GACAATAATATTGAATTCTGGAGAAAATTTGTTGCCGAGTATTTTGTACCTCATGCCAAGAAGAAATGGTGTGTTTCTATGTATGGAAGTGGCCGGCAGACAACTGGTGTTTTCCCTCAG GATGTATGGCATTGTGAGATATGCAATCGCAAGCCTGGGCGGGGCTTTG AAGCAACTGTTGAGGTTCTTCCCCGGCTATTTAAAATCAAGTATGAAAGTGGTACCTTGGAGGAACTTCTGTATGTTGATATGCCTCGTGAGTATCATAATTCATCTGGTCAGATTGTGCTGGACTATGCCAAAGCAATACAAGAAAGTGTTTTTGAGCAGCTTCGTGTTGTTCGGGATGGTCAACTTCGAATCGTGTTCTCTCCAGACTTGAAG ATATGCTCTTGGGAGTTTTGTGCAAGGCGCCATGAAGAGCTTATCCCTCGAAGATTACTGATACCTCAG GTTAGTCAACTTGGGGCTGCAGCTCAAAAATACCAGGCTGCTACTCAAAATGCATCATCTAATTTATCTATTCCAGACATACAAAGTAATTGTAATAT GTTTGTATCGTCAGCTCGGCAGTTGGCAAAAACCCTGGAAGTGCCATTAGTAAATGATTTAGGCTATACAAAGAGATACGTAAGGTGTCTACAG ATATCAGAAGTGGTTAATAGTATGAAGGACTTGATTGATTACAGCCGAGAGACAGGGACTGGACCTATGG AGAGCTTAGCCAAGTTTCCTCGAAGGACGAGTACTTCTGGGTTTCACAATCAAGCACAGCAGTCTGATGAACAAATgcagcagcaacagcaacagcaaACGGTGGGCCAGAATTCAAATGACGCAAGCTCTGTGCAGGCCAATATGCAACTTGCTGTTAGTAATGGACCTAGTGGTATGGCTAGTGTAAATAACGTGAACACAGCATCCACATCTACCTCTGCAAGCACCATTGTGGGTCTCCTCCATCAAAATTCCATGAATTCCAGGCAACAGAGTTCGATGAATAATGCAAACAGTCCCTATGGAGGAAGTTCTGTTCAGATTCCATCCCCTGGTTCTTCTAGTACAATCCCTCAGACTCAAGCAAACCCTTCTCCATTCCAGTCACCAACACCCTCATCGAACAATCCATCCCAAACATCTCATGGTGCCTTGACAGCTACCAATCACATGAGTGCAGCAAATTCACCAGCAAATGTATCCATGCAACAGCCAGCCCTTTCTGGTGAGGCTGATCCAAGTGATTCCCAGAGCTCTGTCCACAAAATTATACACGACATCATGATGTCCAACCAGCTTAATGGCTCAGGTAGTATGGTTGGTGTGGGTTCTCTGGGAAACGATGTGAAAAACATGAATGGGATTTTGTCTAGTAGCAACAACACAGGCATGAACGGTGGCAACTGTCTGTCGGGGAATGTCATGGGCAACAGTAACTCAGGTATGGGGGGTGGTGGATTTGGGAGTATGGGTGGACTTGGTCAGCCTGCCATGGTTAATGGAATGAGAGCTGCAATAGGAAATAATTCTGTTATGAATGGAAGGGTTGGAATGACATCAATGGCTCGAGAACAAAGTATGCATCATCAACAGGATATAGGGAGCCAGCTACTTAGTGGGCTTGGAGCGGTTAATGGGTTTAAtaatcttcaatttgattggaaACATTCTCCTTAA
- the LOC112173983 gene encoding thioredoxin M-type, chloroplastic — MALENCLQLSTVCSTRVGAAQCYQPFSSKEKLIVPTCNGLRKSGLKFSSSSSFVALPKSTRFQKSGFVCKAREAVDQVQVVTDSSWNNLVIASENPVLVEFWAPWCGPCRMIAPVIDELAKEYAGKINCFKLNTDDSPNTATQYGIRSIPTVLFFKGGEKKESVIGAVPKSTLSATIEKYVDL; from the exons ATGGCTTTGGAAAACTGCTTGCAACTAAGCACAGTGTGCAGTACTAGGGTTGGTGCTGCACAATGCTACCAGCCATTTTCTTCTAAAGAGAAGCTTATTGTGCCAACTTGTAATGGATTGAGGAAGTCTGGTTTGAAGTTCTCCTCATCTTCATCCTTCGTCGCCCTTCCGAAAAGCACTCGGTTCCAGAAATCCGGCTTtgtttgcaaagctcgtgaagCTGTGGATCAAG TTCAAGTGGTGACAGATTCAAGCTGGAATAACCTTGTCATTGCAAGTGAGAACCCAGTTCTGGTGGAGTTTTGGGCACCATGGTGTGGACCATGCCGGATGATTGCTCCGGTGATCGACGAGTTGGCAAAAGAATATGCTGGGAAGATAAACTGCTTCAAGCTCAACACTGATGACAGCCCCAACACTGCCACTCAATATGGCATAAGGAGTATTCCAACTGTGCTCTTCTTCAAAGgtggagagaagaaagaaagtgtTATTGGTGCGGTGCCCAAGTCCACCTTGTCTGCTACCATAGAAAAATATGTAGATCTTTAA